The Capsicum annuum cultivar UCD-10X-F1 chromosome 3, UCD10Xv1.1, whole genome shotgun sequence genomic sequence TTCTGCTgtcttcaaattttgaatccgCCTCTAGTTGAACCAATAATATGCTTGCGCATTTGAATTAGGCTATTCttaaagattttctttttttctctcgtTCAATTGATTGAATTAGACATTGCAATTCAACCAATTTGAAATCCCCCTAAATTATGAGAAATGTAATGAACAATCATAGTGTTACTTTAGTGGGTGGGTTGTTGCCCTAACAGAACTTTCGGCAGTATATATATTTTGTGTCTTGCTTCATTTTACCACCTAATAACTAACTTCCCACTTGTTCCCCCTTCCCATAATGTCTTCTAATAAATACATTCATCATTATTTGCACGTAAATATTTACTATTAAAACTCGTAGTTAGTGGACTGCAGCAAACATCAATAAAAGAATTAAAGGCTGCCGTAGCTGACGAAACAGTGCCATGGCTGCCACTAAAACATTCTCTTGCTCGCTGTACTCCATACATGatactaatattaaagaaaaaaaaaagtagtctagtactattttactatgtTAATACAACTCATATATAAAACTAGAGTGGCTCCAAGTTCTTGATTCGCGCTTTTCCCGATAGAGCGATAGACTTGAACCTTTTCCTTTTGGATTCTAAAATTGATCGGGTTCAAGTTCCAGACAGCAATGTCATCCTCTGTGATTGTCTTCTTGGTCCTATCGATGCTACTAAGCACAGGTGCCTGTGTCAACTTCACCGATGTTTTCAAGTCCAGTTGGGCACCTGACCATATTGCTGTTGTAGGAGACCAAGTTACTCTCACCCTTGACAATACTTCTGGTAAGGCTTCATTCATTCACTTTCATGTCTTATATTATTGCCTACTCAAGGCAATATAATTTGCAAAACCATTTGATTAATTATGTTCATATTCACAAAGGCTGCGGATTTGAGTCGAAGATCAAGTACTTATTTGGGAAAGCCAGTGCACAGATCAAACTAGTTGAGGGAGATTCAGCTGGAACAGTCATTGCTTTTTATGTAATTGACCAAAACCACGTTCATCAAGGCCAATATATTGTTTCGGCAAACTATAACTACTGGTCTAATGCTACTAATTACTGGAAATATGTGGTTTGTAGATGTCATCAGAGGGTGCTAATCACGACGAACTGgactttgaatttcttggaaatgTTTCGGGAGAACCATACCTAGTACATACAAATGTGTACGTGAATGGCACTGGAGATCGAGAGCAGAGGCACAGTCTGTGGTTCGATCCAACAGCAGACTTCCACACTTACTCTTTCTTCTGGAATCATCGAACTATCATGTAATTAATTCTTATCCTAGAATTTTATAAGTGTATATAAGTTAAATCCAACGCTAACAGTGAAGAGTACTTTGACATTTGAGTTTTCGCAGCTTTTCAGTTGATGAGATTCCGATTAGAGTGTTCACAAACAAGGAGGAAAAAGGCGTTCCATACCCGAAAAATCAAGGCATGGGAATCTATGGATCGTTGTGGAATGCAGATGACTGGGCTACACAAGGAGGGAGAGTGAAGACAAATTGGAGCCACTCTCCATTTGTTACAACATTTCGATCGTTCGAGATTGATGCTTGTGATTTGTCTGGAGAGGACATAGCTGCTGCAGGTGCAAAATGTGGTAAGATGGCACAATTTTTATGGGATAAACCAGCCATGAAGGGTGTAGAAAAGAGCAAAAAACATCAATTCAAAATGGTTCAATCTAAGTATTTGGTTTATGATTATTGTAAGGATACTGCAAGATTCACTCAAATGCCTAAAGAATGTTTGTACTAAGAGGCCAACACCATTCTAGCAATGTCAATGTATCAATATGTTTTTGTCTGgatatattatggtttttgaagTTGTTGGTCCAATTTGCTGATGAAAATTTTCTTGTGTGGCTTATGgtcaaaaaataaattctaatgCACAATGAGTTTGAAATATGAACTCAAACCTAACCAACAATAATAACTATGCCTCAATTCCAAACAAGTCGAGATCGACAATGGCCTATTTAAATTTTGACTAAACTCATTTTGCCATCACATATAGTTATCAAAATCTATGTTAAAGTCAAAATACTCCTAGAAAGTCGGTTCAAAATCATTACGCTAACAAAATTAGAGCATATTTTCAACTAACTGATATCACATATAgggatatttttcttttattgacctAATATTTAGCtaaatttatattgattttaagaaaTTGTAGGTCTTTGAGACAATTTCCTTTATGTAATTTTAGGTCTACAGTGTGACCCCATCTCTTTTAACATCTTCACTAATTTTTAATTTCACATCAACGAATCACCACATTTATAGATCGACACACCACATAATCAAACCATTCAAACAACTCTCTCCTTTTATCCTCACTATGCAGCACTAATTCCAATTGACTTTTTTTCCAAATATTAACTAACTGAAAATTTAATAATAGGAAGTCAGTAATTTGAAGAAAAGTCTTTcataaaataggaaaagaaaagggaaaacgTTTTGGGCGAACAACATAAAGTTTCAgagtttaattataaaaattttttttttaatatttttcataattactgaaaattctgATTTTAGGTCAGTGGAGATGCATAATTCGCTCCTGATACAtctaatgaagatacatttttttctttgtaaagacaTATAATCAActctcgatatatttttttcaatttggagtctgtcgagatacataacgaagatacatttttttcttataaagatatataattagttctcaaaatatttttttcaattttgaatcaGTCGAGATACATAAGTAGCTCCAAATACATTCaacaaagatatataattagttgaaattttttataattactttgtaaaagtattaatttgtagaaatatggtaagttaaagacgtatgtttatgttatttttccaaaCATTCTTACAACATTTAGAACTTAGGATAAATTAAGACCTTAAATAATTGGACGGTCCATTATCCGTTACCCGCCTTAAACCGTTGCAGTTTTCCTCTATCTCTCCAACCACCAAATTTTCTCAATGAGGAAAGCAAAAAGGTAGACGACTAAATTACTTGAATTTACTTCCGATCATAATAACCTGTGAGTTCGAGTCACCAATAGAGGGAAAAAAGGCGGGAGAGAGTCACCAAGAGAGCAAAAAAGACGGGAGGTCGAGCTCATAGGAAGTAAATTCAAGTAAAACAATGAATGCAATTCATCTGAGCAGCATTTTTCAGCAGCCCTTTTCTTCATTTCTACTCTTTTCACTTCCCAAATCGAAACCATTTAACAATTCAAGAATCAAAGCATCATCATCAGAAAAAGAAGGAAGGAATAAAGAAATTCGAGTTTGTACAGAAAGGGCATGTAGAAAACAGGGATCTTTAGATACCCTTCAAGTTTTATCCGGGATTGTTCCTCCCTTTGTATCTGTGAATTCATGTGGGTGTCTTGGACGTTGTGGAGCTGGGCCTAACGTCGTAGTTTTACCGGGTCCTGTATTTATCAAGCATTGTGGTACTCCTACTCGAGCTGCTGAAGTTATGGCGTTCGTTTGTTTTGGTAGGGATGATGTTGAAGAGGAGAGTAGGAGAAGTTTAGAGGCTTTAGCTTTGAGGAAAAGAGCTGAGGATGAGATGGGTAATGGTAATTTCTGCGAGGCTCATCGGTTGCTTTCACAGGTGTGTGCTAGTGGTTTCATACTTTGCTGAATTAGTACACTCCCTCCGTTTATATGGTTTTGACTTGGCACAGAGGTTAAGAAAGTGAAAGTCTTTTGAATTATGTGGTCTTTGTCTGCATACGTGCCTGTAGTTTCTTGTAGTCTCTTGTTCGTGGTGTATTGGTGATATCTATGTTTTTTGAATAGATAttttatagtattaccttgtgtGTATCCTGTTTCCATTATTATCCTTTACTATCTAGCGGttgttgtttgcttttatgtgttttgtttgttatattgttatctgtcctgagtcgTGGGTCTcccggaaacagcctctctacttcatctgaggtagcggtatggactgcgcactttaccctccccacaccccacttgatgggaatacactggatatgtggtggtggtggtggtgtagaATGTATCAATATGTCCTTTAGTTTTGTGGCCCggaacatgtcatgtggaaattagaattaaagagttgccAAAAATGGAAAAGGGCATTCTTTTTTAAAGGGATTAAAAGGGAAGTACGACCAAAATAAACTGAAACGGTGGGATTATATTTCTTTGAAGTACTTCTGAAGAATGCAATCGATTATGAAGTTAAAGGGGTGTCGTAGTGAGATGACCATTGAGCTTTTCGTTGTGACTGCCTTAACTGGATATAGTGTGTTAGAATGAATATCAAATGCATCAATTACCACTTTGATTAAGTATAATGAATTTGAGACCACTGAAGTATTTCATGATAAAAATGATGAAGAAACTATTGAAAAAATGAGAATATGATTGATTCACATAATTTTCAACTTAGAGATGGCAGGTTTATCAGAATCTTGAGGTGTAAATGTTCGAATCAACTTTCCCTTTTAAGGTAATCGAAATAAAGAATTTCTGATCTCAGGCAGATATTAATGACCAAGGTGGAAAGATTGATATCCTTCAAAATTACAAAAGCTTAGATAAGACATGTATTATGAGGCTttccagacaatttattatctagtCTGCCTCAAGGTGGCTTTTCCTTTCAGATGTCTATCAAAGGAATTTTACTCTTTAAACACCTTTGTTAGCTGCCTTGAGAATTGTACTGATTTTTTTGTTGAGGTGGAGATAATGagagaatgagaaaataaaatgttGGGATGTAGATACCGGCTCATTCACCAGAGTGATACTTGTGTTTCACAAGTACAAGAAAGAATTATAATTCTCTTGTTACATATCTTTTTAGCTAGTTCAGTAGGATTTCTGTTAGGGGATATGTAGTCGGCAGCTTTCTACACCAATGGTGTGACCTAAGGGTCAATGAAGTTAAAATGGATCACGAGATCATTGTATCAATTCCAGAGGCAACAAAATTTGTGGGATCTCTTCACATCTTTCTAAGCATTGGTGGACAAAGTTATGCGGTATTTGTTTTGGTGAGATGTAATAATATTGATCGAGATGCATGCAAGCTGATCCGAGCACCATCATTAACCAAAAAAGTATAAAAGAAAAAGTTTCCAGATTTTTGACAACACTCAGTAGTTTGTCTGGATTACTTTGAACCTCATTGTCACGCGTCAAATGCATCAGAAAAGAAAACAGTTACTGTTGAGGCATTCACTATCCTTTCTCTGTTAGTTCATTGAAGAGCTTACAAATGATGCTATAATCCTTTCACTAGTTCTGTTACTTATATATATTAGCGTTACAGGTCTCGCTTAGATTTGGCCTGTTCGTTGTATCTACTATCTAATACAAGATTGGTGTCTAAAGGCACTAATGTTGCCATTCTTTTGTGCAGGCTATTGACCTAAAACCATTTGGAGGAGTCCATATTATGCTGAAAGACAGGTTTTTGTGTTTAAAATCTCTTTTACATGGAATGCTGGGACCTTTTGTAACCAAATAAATCAGAAAAATATCCTAAATCTCTCTGTTATTCACATGATTGTCTTGAATTTTTTACGAAAGCAACCATCATTATtctgaaggggagccttggagtaactggtcaagttgctgccatgtgaccaggaggtcacgggttcaagccttggaaacagcctctggcagaaatgcaaggtaagactgcgtacaatacgcCCTTGTGGTGGAGCCCTTTCCTGGAAactgcgcatagcggtagctttagtgcaccgggctgccttttatttttttttgaaccaTCATTATTCTGGCTCTCGGCTTCCTTTCTGAGTTTTTCTTAAAGTCATTAGAGAAACTCTCGGATCACTAGATTTTGTTCTGCTtccaaatttatatttaataattgtcGCTAATGCCTTGTTGTCTAGATGGTCAGAATGCATGTGATGATGTGACCAACAAGATGCTGAAATAAGTGTCTTCATCAGGTCTGCTGTGGAGTTGGCAATGGGAAATTTGGCTGAGGCATTTGATGATGCTAAGGAGGCGTTGACTATTGCTCCCAATTATCCTGAAGTAATTTGATTATTTGTTGCTTCTGCTACAGTATACATGAAAAGCCTGTTTTGTGCTTATACTAAACTTAAAATGTTTTGTGCTTAAGCTTAACAAACTCACATTAGCTTTTTTAGTCATAAGGACACAATCCACTTCAGAATACAGTAGATACAATGTATGATTGCATAATATCTGTACTCTCTTTCTGCAATTTGTTTAGGAACTGGGAAGAACATTAAATTACTTCATCTACTATTAATCTCTACTTGCAAATATTTATTAGATTTAATTCTTTTACAGGGTTATATTTCCCAAGGTGATGCTTTTATGGCTTTGGATCAAGTTGATGCAGCTGAAAAGTCATACTCCATGGCTTTAGAGTTAGATCCATCCTTCCGACGTTCAAAATCTTTCAAGGTGCAGTTCATGTTTGTTGTAGTTCTATAGTaatattgttttttgttttttttgtttttttttgcatCTGTTCTGCGCTGCAAATCCCACAACCCCTTAGGTTATCCTGCATTTGGAAGAAGTAGAAAAGGGAATAAATATAGTGATAATTTGATTGTTCATCGCCGTAGTAAATAGGAGATAAAATCGAATTTAACTTTTCGTTTTTACAAAACTTTACAACACAAAAAAAGCGTATTTATTAAGGTCGACGTCCTTGAACTAACTTTTGGCAACACCAAACATGAATACAAAATTTCTTCAGCCAATGCGGGTGCTATTTGAGAAGTAATTGAAATCTGATATAGTTCATTTGGTAGTAGTTTAAATCAGGTTATTACGTGGTAGAAGTCTTTAGTCTATCCAGTTGTGTCAATAGCTAAATAAAACACTCTGTCAATAGATAATATCTTAATAACTGATAGTCTGGTTCCTAAGATACGGCTGGAAAAGCACATAAAATGCAAGATAGTAAAATTGCTGTGTAAGTGAATGGTATTGGTTATGGATACTTTGAAGGGAAAGGGGATTGAGGCAGGGTGACTTCATGTTTGCATTGTTATTTGTTTTAGTGATGGATTACCTGTCCAGGATTCTGGAAAGGATGAGTGATTTGCCTGATTTCAGACTCCATTCCATGTGCAAAGTCACTATACTTACATTTGGTGTTTGCTAGTTAATTATCTTTCGTAAGGGGGCATTAGCATCAGTGTCTAGAGTAAAGGAGGCCTTAGGTCATTTTAGCCAAGCCACTGAACTGGAGGCAAATTGTGAGGAACCCAACATATTTTTGGCAGGAATAGATGCTGTGACTGAAGAGAATATCTCAAGAAGAAATGGAATAATAGGCACCTTATCAATCAGTGTCTAGGGGTCCCTTTGTCACATAAGAAATGGAAGGGAAGAGCATTGATTGTCGTCAACTGGTGGGAAAAATCACTAGCAGAATTAATAATGGCTATCGCAAGCAACTTCCATATGTTGGGCGCCTGCGAATTATTAACTATGTTCTTTTTTCCATTTACAACTTTTGGGGAGCTATTTTCATCCTCAGCAGGTGCTCAAAGAGGTGGACAGGAAATGTCGAGAGTACCTATGGGGTAGTAGGACAGAGAAGAGGAAAATATCCCTAGTAGCTTGGGACAAGGTGTGTGTACCAAAGAAATATGGGGGGGTTGAACATAATAGGGTGCAGAAGTTGGAATATTGCCTCTGTGGAACAATTGGTATGACAACCGGCAAATAAGAAGGATGTGTTGTGGGTGAAATGGGTACATGAAGTGTATATGAATACTACTAATAATTTCTGGGAACATAAACCACCTCAAGACAGTAGGTATTGACGAAAGTTAAATGCTATCAAGCTGCATATATTGG encodes the following:
- the LOC107866044 gene encoding xyloglucan endotransglucosylase protein 6 isoform X1, which translates into the protein MSSSVIVFLVLSMLLSTGACVNFTDVFKSSWAPDHIAVVGDQVTLTLDNTSGCGFESKIKYLFGKASAQIKLVEGDSAGTVIAFYMSSEGANHDELDFEFLGNVSGEPYLVHTNVYVNGTGDREQRHSLWFDPTADFHTYSFFWNHRTIIFRSFSVDEIPIRVFTNKEEKGVPYPKNQGMGIYGSLWNADDWATQGGRVKTNWSHSPFVTTFRSFEIDACDLSGEDIAAAGAKCGKMAQFLWDKPAMKGVEKSKKHQFKMVQSKYLVYDYCKDTARFTQMPKECLY
- the LOC107866044 gene encoding xyloglucan endotransglucosylase protein 6 isoform X2; translated protein: MSSSVIVFLVLSMLLSTGACVNFTDVFKSSWAPDHIAVVGDQVTLTLDNTSGCGFESKIKYLFGKASAQIKLVEGDSAGTVIAFYMSSEGANHDELDFEFLGNVSGEPYLVHTNVYVNGTGDREQRHSLWFDPTADFHTYSFFWNHRTIIFSVDEIPIRVFTNKEEKGVPYPKNQGMGIYGSLWNADDWATQGGRVKTNWSHSPFVTTFRSFEIDACDLSGEDIAAAGAKCGKMAQFLWDKPAMKGVEKSKKHQFKMVQSKYLVYDYCKDTARFTQMPKECLY
- the LOC107862829 gene encoding uncharacterized protein LOC107862829 — translated: MNAIHLSSIFQQPFSSFLLFSLPKSKPFNNSRIKASSSEKEGRNKEIRVCTERACRKQGSLDTLQVLSGIVPPFVSVNSCGCLGRCGAGPNVVVLPGPVFIKHCGTPTRAAEVMAFVCFGRDDVEEESRRSLEALALRKRAEDEMGNGNFCEAHRLLSQAIDLKPFGGVHIMLKDRSAVELAMGNLAEAFDDAKEALTIAPNYPEGYISQGDAFMALDQVDAAEKSYSMALELDPSFRRSKSFKARIVKLKEKVATANLA